The region GGACATACCTAGAGATATTAGTGGGAGGCCTAAGAGTTTTTATAGCATATATAAAAAGATGGTTTATCAAAATAAAAGTTTTGAGCAGATATTCGATTTAACAGCCATAAGGATTATTGTAGATAGTATAAAAGATTGTTATGGAGTACTGGGCATAGTCCATACAATGTGGAAGCCTATTCCCGGTAGATTTAAAGACTATATTGCTATGCCTAAACCTAATATGTATCAATCCCTTCATACTACCGTAATAGGGCCAGAAGGAGAAATATTTGAAGTTCAAATTAGAACCTGGGATATGCATAGGACTGCAGAATACGGAATTGCTGCTCACTGGAAGTATAAAGAAGGCAATGTTAAGACGGATAATTTTGATGAAAAGTTAACTTGGCTAAGGCAGCTATTAGAATGGCAAAAGGACTTAAAAGATCCGAGAGAATTTATGGAGACTATAAAGATAGACCTCTTTTCTGATGAAGTATTTGTCTTCACACCGAAAGGTGACGTCATCAACCTACCTAATGGCTCAACACCAATCGATTTTGCTTATAGGGTTCATACTGCTGTGGGGCATAATTGTGTTGGAGCTAAGGTAGATGGTCGAATTGTGCCATTAGACTACAAGCTAAAAAATGGAAATATAGTTGAAATATTGACTTCTGCTAATAGTAGTGGGCCAAGTTGGGATTGGCTTAAGATTGTAAAGAGTAGCCAAGCTAAGAACAAGATACGCCAATGGTTCAAAAAGGAACAGAGGGATTCTAATATTGCAAAGGGTAAAGAACTATTAGAAAAGGAGATAAAAAGACAGGGATTTAAGTTAGCAGATATATTAAAAGAGGAATGGATTAAAAATATTGCAAATAAGCTTAGTTTAAATACTACAGAAGATTTATATGCAAGTTTAGGCTATGGGAGCATTACTATTTCCCAGGTCATGTCAAGGCTAAAAGAGTATTTTAATGAAAATCATAAGGAAAAACACTCTGAGACTCTCATGGAAAAAGCCAATGAACAAGTTTTGCCTATAAGAGATAGAAATAGGTCTCAAGGAGTTAGTATCAAAGGAGTTGATAATATAAAGGTAAAGTTCTCCAAATGCTGCAACCCAGTACCAGGAGATGATATAATTGGATATATTACTAGGGGAAGAGGGGTATCAGTCCATAGAAAGGATTGTCCTAATTTAACAACTATTGAAGGAAAGGAAAGGTTTATAGAAGTATTTTGGAATACTGATGAAAGGGCGGAATATCCTGCTGAAATCCAAATTAAGGGAACCGACAGACCAGGCCTATTGACAGAGATTACTCAAAAAATCACGGAGGCCCAACTATCTTTATTAGCATTAAATGCAAGAACTAATAAGGAAAAGTTGGCGATAATAAATATGACTTTAGAGATTAAGGATATAGAACAATTAAAGGAATTGATGAAAAAGATAAAAAGATTAAAAGGTGTAATTGATGTTTACAGAGTAACCGTATAATGAAAGGAAGGTATATATGAGAGCGGTAGTACAAAGAGTAGCAGAGGCTAATGTTAAAGTTAAAGGGAATGTGGTCGGTGAAATTTCTAAAGGTCTATTAGTTTTCCTAGGGGTGGGAGAAGATGATAGTGAAAAGGATCTAGAATATATGGTGGATAAAGTCCTCGGGCTGAGAATTTTTGAAGATGAAAATAATAAAATGAACCTATCCGTAATGGATATTGGAGGAGAATTATTGGTTGTATCCCAATTTACCCTTTATGGAGATGTTAGAAAAGGAAAACGACCAAGCTTTACTTCTTCAGCTTATCCAGAATTAGCAGAAGAAATTTATGAGCAATTTATTGAAAAATGCAGAGAGAAGGGTATAAGGACAGAGAAAGGGGTTTTTGGTGCTCATATGGAGGTAAGTATACTTAATGATGGTCCAGTGACCATATTAATAGATAGCAAAAAAGTTTTTTAGGAGGGATAGTATTGAAAGTAATAAGGATACCAGCAGGAGTCTATGCTGCAAACTGTTATATAGTTTATTCAGAAAATAGTAAGGAGGGCATTGTAATTGACCCAGGTGGAGATGTAGATGATATCATGTCTCATATAAAAGAATTAGGGTTGAATATTAAATATATAATTCTTACCCATGGTCATGGAGATCATATTGGCGGCGTCAAAGGAATTAGAGAATATACTAAGGCACCAGTAGCAGTTCATAAAGATGATGAATATATGTTAAAGGATGGAATGGCTAACTTTTCATCCACTATGGTAATGGGTACTATAGAGCTTAATGCGGATATACTCCTTGAGGATGGAGATGAGCTAATTTTTGGAGATCTAAAGGCAGAAATCATCCACACTCCCGGTCATACTCCTGGTGGTATAACCATAAAAATTGGCGATAGCCTATTTACAGGGGATACTTTATTTGCTGGCTCAATAGGTAGAACTGATTTCCCAAGGAGTTCATTTGCAACCATCATGGATTCAATCAAAAATCGTTTAATAATATATCCAGATGATACAAAAGTATATCCAGGCCATGGGCCCTCATCTACTATAAAAAATGAAAAGGCTTCCAATCCTTTTATAAAACAATAGAATGTAAAGCCATCTTTTAGGGTAAGCTAACTCTGGGAGGTGGCTTAATTGAATAATAGACTAAAGTTTTTTTCTAATAGAGATAAAAATGGAATCGATTTACACGATTTATACGAGTTAATAGAATTAGGTTTAGATAAAGATGAAATATCTAAGGAATTGGGCATTTCAAAAGCCTATATAAGAAGGATAATGAAGGACTATTATAAAGATTATCAAGGGGAGTAAATATGATTTATATCAATTTGGTAGGTCACGATTTAGTAAATGAAGTATACGAACTAATAA is a window of Tepidimicrobium xylanilyticum DNA encoding:
- a CDS encoding RelA/SpoT family protein, producing the protein MIENLLSRIEEYNPYINLETIIKAYNFAEASHRGQLRNSGEAYFVHPFNVAMILAELNMDGTTIAAGLLHDVLEDTNVTYETLIKEFGEEVTNLVDGVTKLKRLKYKTKQENQAENLRKMVLAMAKDIRVIIIKLADRLHNMRTLEYMSEEKKKEKALETLEIYAPLAHRLGISKIKWELEDLSLRYLDPEGYYDLVEKVSKRRREREAYIQRIIKEIDEKLEEMDIPRDISGRPKSFYSIYKKMVYQNKSFEQIFDLTAIRIIVDSIKDCYGVLGIVHTMWKPIPGRFKDYIAMPKPNMYQSLHTTVIGPEGEIFEVQIRTWDMHRTAEYGIAAHWKYKEGNVKTDNFDEKLTWLRQLLEWQKDLKDPREFMETIKIDLFSDEVFVFTPKGDVINLPNGSTPIDFAYRVHTAVGHNCVGAKVDGRIVPLDYKLKNGNIVEILTSANSSGPSWDWLKIVKSSQAKNKIRQWFKKEQRDSNIAKGKELLEKEIKRQGFKLADILKEEWIKNIANKLSLNTTEDLYASLGYGSITISQVMSRLKEYFNENHKEKHSETLMEKANEQVLPIRDRNRSQGVSIKGVDNIKVKFSKCCNPVPGDDIIGYITRGRGVSVHRKDCPNLTTIEGKERFIEVFWNTDERAEYPAEIQIKGTDRPGLLTEITQKITEAQLSLLALNARTNKEKLAIINMTLEIKDIEQLKELMKKIKRLKGVIDVYRVTV
- the dtd gene encoding D-aminoacyl-tRNA deacylase, with the protein product MRAVVQRVAEANVKVKGNVVGEISKGLLVFLGVGEDDSEKDLEYMVDKVLGLRIFEDENNKMNLSVMDIGGELLVVSQFTLYGDVRKGKRPSFTSSAYPELAEEIYEQFIEKCREKGIRTEKGVFGAHMEVSILNDGPVTILIDSKKVF
- a CDS encoding MBL fold metallo-hydrolase — translated: MKVIRIPAGVYAANCYIVYSENSKEGIVIDPGGDVDDIMSHIKELGLNIKYIILTHGHGDHIGGVKGIREYTKAPVAVHKDDEYMLKDGMANFSSTMVMGTIELNADILLEDGDELIFGDLKAEIIHTPGHTPGGITIKIGDSLFTGDTLFAGSIGRTDFPRSSFATIMDSIKNRLIIYPDDTKVYPGHGPSSTIKNEKASNPFIKQ